One Prevotella sp. E2-28 genomic window, TTATCAGCATAAAATCTTTGTGACAGGCAATCATGATCTGTGTCTATGGGATGCAGAAGGTATAGAAGATTTGCCTGAAAACATTCACTTTCTTCAGGACTCGGAAGTTGAAATAGATGGAATTAAGTTCTTTGGCCTTGCATATAATCATCAGGAGGACAAGATTCCTGATAATACTGATGTAGTTATTACCCACGAACCACCAGTGATGATACTTGACAGTTCAGCAGGTACACACTGGGGTAATGCCCCCTTGCGCAATCGCATCATGGAGGTAAAGCCTCGCTATCACCTATTTGGTCATGCCCACGATGGATATGGCATATTGAAACAAGACGGCATAGTATTTTCCAATGCAACCCTGCTAGATGACATGAACAAACTAGTAAGAAAACCCCGTCTATTCATGCTGAAGTAAAACTGCTGTCCCCTACCTATTTTCGCCAACTTTGACTATTAGGACAAAAATCTCTTCTCTTTGTAGAATTTATCAGGCTCTTCTTTGTACATATCGTCCAACTTGCGGTTGATATCCCCTTCAAGGGTCTGGACGGTATAGAACCAGTCCGTCGGAACAGGACCTATTTTGTAACGATGAGAGGCATCGCTCTCTTCTGCATAGGCAATGACCAGTACCTTCAGATTCGGTTTGTGGAAGAACCAAGAAAGTGAAAAGACATCATCGGCTATCTGCTGAACAATCTTGTCATAAAGGTATTGTGTCTGCTTTTTCCCTTCTCTTGCATCTTGGTAAAGTTCATCATCGGTACCCACATGGAAGAAGCGTCTCGGTATATAATAGCTATCCTGATGGGAGTCTAACCTGAAATGATGCTTGCCTGGAATCTTGGAAAGTTCAATGACGACAGTATCCGACAACTCTTCTGGCGAATCAATAGCTTTTCTATTTGATATTGTTATCCCCTTTCTTTCCAAGCCCACCAACAATTCGTCATAACCACACACATGCT contains:
- a CDS encoding metallophosphatase domain-containing protein; the protein is MKILHLSDTHGLHHKIKDMPAADVIIHSGDISHNGTEEEVLDFLNWFIELPYQHKIFVTGNHDLCLWDAEGIEDLPENIHFLQDSEVEIDGIKFFGLAYNHQEDKIPDNTDVVITHEPPVMILDSSAGTHWGNAPLRNRIMEVKPRYHLFGHAHDGYGILKQDGIVFSNATLLDDMNKLVRKPRLFMLK